The Chloroflexota bacterium genome includes a region encoding these proteins:
- a CDS encoding radical SAM protein → MSAGPVVLLNPPDPPGRRAVREGAGGMGALAPAGGFAYPPHLLATAAAVLRAAGEPFVLLDAVAEGWDASEALARVPERAVVVAQVSHATRSADIAFLRRLRQERPGVRSLLVGPAAAAEVWLAEDVADAALVGEPEMALPAAIRAVANGGRGQLSPSGLGVPGYGRDDRLIDLDGLPFPAWDVVPWQRYRFLTVFSSRGCPDGCSYCPYVLGMGDRLRKRSVERVLEELRWLAERFDPPRVVFRDPVFARDRRRVLALCEGIRRMGISLAWECESRPEHFDPPLLAEMRAAGCITVKIGVESADPDLLIATRRVADRGEAERYVRRSLDVAKAAVEAGLTCRVFVMTGLPGETEATVRRTAGFVRRLPEAVRVHVKPFIWYPGLDLAPGLGVRDDWLDMLGRAVEARGAGLWARLRSRLR, encoded by the coding sequence GTGAGCGCTGGGCCGGTGGTCCTGCTGAACCCGCCGGATCCGCCGGGCCGCCGCGCCGTGCGTGAAGGGGCAGGGGGCATGGGAGCGCTGGCTCCCGCGGGCGGCTTCGCCTATCCCCCGCATCTGCTGGCCACGGCAGCGGCAGTTCTTCGCGCCGCCGGGGAGCCGTTCGTCCTGTTGGACGCGGTGGCCGAGGGGTGGGATGCTTCGGAGGCGCTGGCCCGGGTGCCCGAGCGGGCGGTCGTCGTGGCCCAGGTGAGCCACGCGACCCGATCGGCGGACATCGCGTTCCTGCGGCGGTTGCGCCAGGAACGGCCGGGCGTGCGCTCGTTGCTGGTAGGGCCCGCGGCCGCGGCGGAGGTCTGGCTGGCCGAGGATGTGGCGGACGCCGCCCTGGTGGGCGAGCCGGAGATGGCGTTGCCCGCCGCGATCCGGGCCGTCGCGAATGGCGGACGGGGGCAGCTGTCGCCCTCTGGGTTGGGGGTCCCCGGCTACGGGAGGGACGATCGCCTGATCGACCTGGATGGCTTGCCCTTTCCGGCCTGGGATGTGGTCCCGTGGCAGCGCTATCGGTTTCTCACCGTGTTCAGCAGCCGGGGGTGTCCCGACGGCTGTTCCTATTGCCCGTATGTGCTGGGCATGGGGGATCGGCTTCGAAAGCGATCGGTGGAGCGCGTGTTGGAGGAGTTACGGTGGCTGGCGGAGCGCTTCGATCCGCCCCGCGTCGTGTTTCGTGACCCGGTGTTCGCCAGGGATCGGAGGCGGGTGTTGGCGCTATGCGAGGGGATCCGTCGCATGGGGATCTCGCTGGCGTGGGAGTGTGAATCCCGCCCGGAGCACTTCGATCCCCCGTTGCTGGCGGAGATGCGGGCGGCCGGCTGTATAACGGTGAAGATCGGCGTGGAGAGCGCGGATCCGGATCTCCTGATCGCGACGAGACGGGTGGCGGATCGGGGCGAGGCCGAGCGATATGTCCGACGCTCGCTGGATGTGGCGAAGGCTGCGGTGGAGGCGGGCCTCACCTGTCGGGTCTTCGTGATGACCGGGCTGCCGGGCGAGACGGAGGCGACCGTGCGTCGCACGGCCGGGTTCGTGCGGCGCCTGCCGGAGGCGGTGCGGGTGCACGTGAAGCCGTTTATCTGGTATCCGGGATTGGATCTGGCGCCGGGCCTGGGCGTGCGGGATGATTGGCTGGACATGTTGGGGCGAGCCGTCGAGGCGCGAGGCGCCGGCCTGTGGGCGCGACTGCGGAGCCGGCTTCGATGA
- a CDS encoding EamA family transporter has product MREPVLLFITVAFNVLGQFMMKNGMNQVGVIGNDLSAIPASFVRVITTPSVLLGVVAYGLSAVFWLVVLSRVDLSYAYPVLSLGYVAVVLVSWLWLGEGVSLGRWIGVFIICFGVWLVSRT; this is encoded by the coding sequence TTGCGAGAACCTGTGTTGCTGTTCATCACCGTGGCTTTCAATGTGCTGGGCCAGTTCATGATGAAGAACGGGATGAACCAGGTGGGGGTCATCGGGAACGACCTGTCGGCGATTCCCGCTTCCTTCGTCCGCGTGATCACCACGCCGTCCGTGTTGTTGGGCGTGGTGGCGTATGGGCTCAGCGCCGTCTTCTGGCTGGTTGTGCTGTCCCGGGTGGATCTGAGCTACGCGTACCCCGTGCTGAGCCTGGGCTATGTGGCCGTCGTGCTGGTGTCCTGGCTGTGGCTGGGCGAGGGCGTGAGCTTGGGACGCTGGATAGGCGTGTTCATCATCTGTTTCGGCGTATGGCTGGTGTCTCGGACGTGA